The Rhododendron vialii isolate Sample 1 chromosome 6a, ASM3025357v1 genome includes a window with the following:
- the LOC131329042 gene encoding phosphoenolpyruvate carboxykinase (ATP) 1-like yields MAANGDFSFAGSNASVKNTTPNEKGRNGLAKIHTQKKKAEAGEVCHDDSGPTVKAQTIDELHSLQRKKSAPTTPITGTPKAAFGAALSEEERQKQQLQSISASLASLTRETGPKVVKGDPARKAETPKVSSHSHVTDPFHYAPTFSTSDSALKFTHILYNLSPAELYEQAIKYEKGSFLTASGALATLSGAKTGRSPRDKRVVKDETTTDELWWGKGSPNIEMDEHTFLVNRERAVDYLCSLDKVFVNDQFLNWDPNHRIKVRIVSARAYHSLFMHNMCIRPTPEELENFGTPDFTIYNAGQFPCNRYTHYMTSSTSIDLNLARREMVILGTQYAGEMKKGLFSVMHYLMPKRQILSLHSGCNMGKGGDVALFFGLSGTGKTTLSTDHNRYLIGDDEHCWSENGVSNIEGGCYAKCIDLSGEKEPDIWNAIKFGTVLENVVFEEHSRDVDYSDKSVTENTRAAYPIEYIPNAKIPCVGPHPKNVILLACDAFGVLPPVSKLNLAQTMYHFISGYTALVAGTEDGIKEPTATFSACFGAAFIMLHPTKYAAMLAEKMKKHGATGWLVNTGWSGGRYGSGNRIKLAYTRKIIDAIHSGILLEANYVKTEVFGLEIPTEVEGVPSEILNPVNTWSDKAAYKDTLLKLGGLFKKNFEVFASYKIGTDNKLTEEILAAGPNF; encoded by the exons atggcGGCGAACGGTGATTTCAGCTTTGCTGGTAGCAATGCTAGCGTGAAGAATACTACTCCTAATGAGAAAGGGAGGAATGGGCTGGCAAAGATTCACACGCAGAAGAAGAAGGCGGAAGCGGGAGAGGTCTGCCACGACGACAGCGGGCCGACGGTGAAGGCCCAGACGATCGACGAGCTGCACTCCCTCCAGAGGAAGAAGTCGGCCCCCACCACTCCCATTACGGGAACGCCGAAAGCCGCGTTTGGCGCCGCTTTATCTGAGGAAGAGCGCCAGAAGCAACAGCTCCAGTCCATCAG TGCATCATTGGCATCACTGACGAGGGAGACGGGGCCAAAGGTGGTGAAAGGAGACCCGGCGAGGAAGGCGGAAACGCCAAAGGTGTCGTCGCACTCGCACGTGACTGACCCCTTCCATTATGCTCCGACCTTCAGCACCAGTGACAGTGCCCTCAAGTTCACCCACATCCTCTACAACCTCTCCCCTGCTG AGCTTTATGAGCAAGCCATAAAATATGAGAAAGGATCATTCCTAACAGCAAGTGGCGCGTTAGCTACGCTCTCTGGCGCAAAGACAGGCCGCTCGCCAAGAGACAAGCGTGTCGTGAAGGATGAAACCACCACTGATGAGCTTTGGTGGGGAAA GGGCTCACCAAACATTGAAATGGACGAGCACACTTTCTTGGTCAATAGAGAAAGAGCCGTTGATTACTTATGCTCTCTGGACAAG GTGTTTGTGAATGATCAGTTTCTGAACTGGGATCCAAACCACCGTATCAAAGTCCGTATTGTATCTGCCCGAGCTTATCATTCTTTGTTCATGCACAACAT GTGTATCCGACCCACGCCTGAGGAGCTGGAGAATTTCGGTACTCCGGATTTCACAATATACAATGCCGGACAATTCCCATGTAACCGTTACACCCATTATATGACTTCCTCAACTAGCATAGACCTCAATCTTGCTAGGAGGGAAATGGTAATCCTTGGCACTCAATATGCCGGGGAAATGAAGAAAGGCCTGTTCAGTGTAATGCACTATCTCATGCCTAAGCGTCAAATCCTCTCCCTTCACTCCGGCTGCAATATGGGAAAAGGCGGCGATGTTGCCCTTTTCTTTGGATTATCAG GTACTGGGAAGACTACATTGTCTACAGATCATAATAGGTACTTAATCGGAGATGATGAGCACTGCTGGAGTGAGAATGGTGTGTCAAATATAGAGGGTGGTTGTTATGCAAAGTGCATTGATTTGTCGGGTGAGAAAGAGCCTGATATCTGGAATGCCATCAAGTTCGGGACTG TGCTGGAAAATGTGGTGTTTGAGGAGCATAGTCGAGATGTTGATTACTCGGATAAATCTGTCACAG AGAACACTCGTGCTGCATATCCAATAGAGTACATCCCCAATGCTAAGATCCCATGTGTTGGTCCCCATCCAAAAAACGTCATCCTTCTCGCCTGTGATGCGTTTGGTGTTCTTCCACCTGTGAGCAAGCTGAACTTAGCCCAGACCATGTACCACTTCATCAGCGGTTACACTGCTCTC GTAGCTGGAACAGAGGATGGGATAAAAGAGCCAACAGCAACATTCTCAGCCTGCTTTGGTGCGGCATTTATAATGCTTCATCCTACCAAGTATGCGGCCATGCTAgctgagaaaatgaaaaagcatgGGGCTACAGGATGGCTCGTTAACACCGGTTGGTCAGGTGGAAG ATATGGGTCCGGAAATCGTATCAAGCTAGCTTACACCCGAAAAATCATTGATGCGATACACTCTGGGATTCTGTTGGAGGCAAACTACGTCAAGACTGAGGTGTTTGGGCTTGAGATCCCTACCGAAGTTGAGGGTGTTCCATCGGAAATCCTAAATCCAGTTAATACT TGGTCTGACAAGGCAGCCTACAAGGACACGCTGTTGAAGTTAGGAGGTCTGTTTAAGAAGAACTTTGAAGTGTTCGCAAGCTACAAGATTGGAACTGACAACAAGCTCACAGAAGAAATCCTGGCTGCTGGTCCGAATTTCTGA
- the LOC131329468 gene encoding probable beta-1,4-xylosyltransferase IRX9H isoform X1 has translation MASIRRTLSPYRDRPPHQNGGSPFSAPSSPASKLFSNGRHPSPVSAFAVAVTRFLDDVFPLRYSRKGNRIWRRPFYRCLFFFLLGFLLGMAPFGHVDDVPSSHDFSFDIEPPPVLVTRPDNFFLDTVNLGVVKENFDFTPKKQLIVVTPTYNRALQAYYLNRLGQVLRLVPPPLVWIVVETDAESVETADVLRKSGVMYRHLVCTENSTNVKDRGVHQRNTALEHIEHHKLDGIVYFADDDNIYSLELFESLREIRRFGTWPVAMLAQGKNKAILEGPVCNGSEVFGWHTNDKSKRLRRFHVDMSGFAFNSTILWDPKRWQRPFATPIRQLDSVKEGFQETTFIEQLVEDETQMEGTPPNCSRIMNWHLHLESRGLVYPKGWLLEKNLDAIVPIK, from the exons ATGGCTTCGATCCGGAGAACCCTGTCGCCGTACCGCGACCGCCCGCCGCACCAGAACGGCGGGAGTCCGTTTTCTGCGCCGTCGTCGCCGGCCTCCAAGCTCTTCTCCAACGGCAGGCACCCGTCGCCGGTGTCCGCGTTCGCCGTCGCCGTCACGAGATTCCTCGACGATGTCTTCCCCTTGCGCTATTCCAGAAAAGGTAACCGTATCTGGAGGAGACCTTTTTACAGGTGCTTGTTTTTCTTCCTCCTAGGGTTTCTTTTAGGCATGGCGCCGTTTGGCCACGTCGACGACGTACCTAGTAGTCACGATTTCTCGTTCGATATCGAACCCCCGCCTGTACTCGTAACGAGGCCGGATAATTTCTTCCTTGATACGGTTAACTTGGGGGTTGTGAAAGAGAACTTCGATTTTACGCCGAAAAAGCAATTGATTGTTGTGACGCCGACGTATAACCGGGCACTTCAGGCCTACTACTTGAACAGATTAGGGCAGGTGCTGAGGCTCGTTCCCCCGCCGTTGGTGTGGATTGTGGTGGAGACAGACGCGGAGTCGGTGGAGACGGCGGATGTGTTGAGGAAGAGTGGGGTGATGTACAGGCACCTGGTGTGCACGGAGAATTCGACCAATGTGAAGGACAGAGGTGTTCATCAACGCAACACTGCGCTTGAGCATATCGAGCATCATAAGCTTGACGGGATTGTGTACTTTGCGGATGACGATAATATCTACTCACTTGAGTTGTTTGAGAGTCTCAGGGAAATCAG GCGTTTTGGCACATGGCCTGTTGCTATGCTAGCACAAGGAAAAAACAAAGCCATACTGGAAGGTCCAGTATGCAATGGAAGCGAAGTATTTGGATGGCACACAAACGATAAGAGCAAAAGACTACGAAGATTTCATGTTGATATGTCTGGGTTCGCATTCAACAGCACCATATTGTGGGACCCAAAGAGATGGCAACGACCCTTTGCAACTCCTATTCGGCAGTTGGACTCTGTGAAGGAGGGTTTCCAG GAAACCACATTTATCGAACAATTGGTGGAAGATGAAACTCAGATGGAAGGTACACCCCCAAATTGTTCAAGGATAATGAACTGGCATCTCCATTTGGAATCTCGCGGACTTGTTTATCCTAAAGGTTGGCTGCTTGAAAAGAACCTTGATGCAATTGTCCCGATAAAATGA
- the LOC131329468 gene encoding probable beta-1,4-xylosyltransferase IRX9H isoform X2 — protein sequence MASIRRTLSPYRDRPPHQNGGSPFSAPSSPASKLFSNGRHPSPVSAFAVAVTRFLDDVFPLRYSRKGNRIWRRPFYRCLFFFLLGFLLGMAPFGHVDDVPSSHDFSFDIEPPPVLVTRPDNFFLDTVNLGVVKENFDFTPKKQLIVVTPTYNRALQAYYLNRLGQVLRLVPPPLVWIVVETDAESVETADVLRKSGVMYRHLVCTENSTNVKDRGVHQRNTALEHIEHHKLDGIVYFADDDNIYSLELFESLREIRRFGTWPVAMLAQGKNKAILEGPVCNGSEVFGWHTNDKSKRLRRFHVDMSGFAFNSTILWDPKRWQRPFATPIRQLDSVKEGFQLFTSATGNHIYRTIGGR from the exons ATGGCTTCGATCCGGAGAACCCTGTCGCCGTACCGCGACCGCCCGCCGCACCAGAACGGCGGGAGTCCGTTTTCTGCGCCGTCGTCGCCGGCCTCCAAGCTCTTCTCCAACGGCAGGCACCCGTCGCCGGTGTCCGCGTTCGCCGTCGCCGTCACGAGATTCCTCGACGATGTCTTCCCCTTGCGCTATTCCAGAAAAGGTAACCGTATCTGGAGGAGACCTTTTTACAGGTGCTTGTTTTTCTTCCTCCTAGGGTTTCTTTTAGGCATGGCGCCGTTTGGCCACGTCGACGACGTACCTAGTAGTCACGATTTCTCGTTCGATATCGAACCCCCGCCTGTACTCGTAACGAGGCCGGATAATTTCTTCCTTGATACGGTTAACTTGGGGGTTGTGAAAGAGAACTTCGATTTTACGCCGAAAAAGCAATTGATTGTTGTGACGCCGACGTATAACCGGGCACTTCAGGCCTACTACTTGAACAGATTAGGGCAGGTGCTGAGGCTCGTTCCCCCGCCGTTGGTGTGGATTGTGGTGGAGACAGACGCGGAGTCGGTGGAGACGGCGGATGTGTTGAGGAAGAGTGGGGTGATGTACAGGCACCTGGTGTGCACGGAGAATTCGACCAATGTGAAGGACAGAGGTGTTCATCAACGCAACACTGCGCTTGAGCATATCGAGCATCATAAGCTTGACGGGATTGTGTACTTTGCGGATGACGATAATATCTACTCACTTGAGTTGTTTGAGAGTCTCAGGGAAATCAG GCGTTTTGGCACATGGCCTGTTGCTATGCTAGCACAAGGAAAAAACAAAGCCATACTGGAAGGTCCAGTATGCAATGGAAGCGAAGTATTTGGATGGCACACAAACGATAAGAGCAAAAGACTACGAAGATTTCATGTTGATATGTCTGGGTTCGCATTCAACAGCACCATATTGTGGGACCCAAAGAGATGGCAACGACCCTTTGCAACTCCTATTCGGCAGTTGGACTCTGTGAAGGAGGGTTTCCAG CTGTTCACTTCGGCTACAGGAAACCACATTTATCGAACAATTGGTGGAAGATGA